Proteins found in one Pelmatolapia mariae isolate MD_Pm_ZW linkage group LG7, Pm_UMD_F_2, whole genome shotgun sequence genomic segment:
- the pla2g3 gene encoding group 3 secretory phospholipase A2: MMRIAPLVTLICTSSLLSCTAAAASVLCTWTKVSANGEMHYSFIRSDPQQTPPSLRLYHTAWSGERALLGCTWSDDTAVTQNYLSLCRERARGFSEHPNENVHLDSVLETEGQCVSLASLGEPTGKRSVRSVRVQGQDQRSEVSIHKRVKRGFIVPGTLWCGSGNKAPSYSDLGVFSETDRCCREHDQCKHTILSFHSEFGIFNSNIFTMSHCDCDNKFRSCLVEANDGIADVVGYTFFNLLKMHCFTFSHRLQCTQRNWFGMCKETKMALYAEVHSPILYESKPTDESMNSSVINSTTPAELLENSTSDLQLSSNTAAAFTVPTPFASIIPLTNATTYTGSNATETPLGSVPDRRENLENIVPTKNHTVTEVGPDITAMSCGIYKDIDECRDKIPSQHEKYGFYNQEPKTLYHCNCTVRIFQTLAKQRQLTKVQAHLLGHVSQSCFLLEECTADSNCTLVVVKAELPQQDQWTNVAVEEQHHLQAVQLNLRRPNPRRAKRKDREVRLHKLCLRLTRRRQMKKKRKNV, encoded by the exons ATGATGCGCATCGCTCCACTTGTTACTCTCATCTGCACATCATCACTCCTGAGCTGCACCGCAGCAGCAGCCTCGGTTCTCTGCACGTGGACTAAAGTTTCTGCTAACGGAGAAATGCACTACAGTTTTATCCGTAGCGACCCGCAGCAGACCCCGCCATCTCTGCGGCTGTACCACACCGCCTGGTCCGGGGAGCGCGCTCTGCTTGGCTGCACTTGGAGCGACGACACAGCGGTGACCCAGAACTATTTGTCTCTGTGCCGGGAGCGCGCGCGGGGCTTTTCAGAGCATCCGAATGAAAATGTCCATTTGGACTCCGTGTTAGAGACAGAAGGGCAGTGCGTCTCCCTGGCGTCTCTCGGGGAACCCACAGGAAAGAGGTCGGTGAGGAGTGTTCGTGTTCAAGGTCAagatcagaggtcagaggtcagcatACATAAGCGTGTAAAGCGCGGTTTTATTGTACCCGGGACTCTCTGGTGCGGCTCTGGCAACAAGGCACCCTCATATTCAGATCTGG GAGTGTTTTCAGAGACTGACCGTTGCTGCCGGGAGCACGATCAGTGCAAACACACCATCCTGTCCTTTCACTCAGAGTTTGGCATTTTCAACAGCAACATCTTCACCATGTCTCACTGTGACTGTGACAACAA GTTTCGAAGTTGTTTGGTGGAGGCGAATGACGGCATAGCTGATGTAGTGGGATATACCTTCTTTAACCTGCTGAAGATGCACTGCTTTACATTCTCCCACCGGCTTCAGTGTACACAGAGAAACTGGTTTGGAAT GTGTAAGGAGACTAAAATGGCTCTGTATGCTGAGGTTCATTCACCCATATTGTACGAATCTAAGCCAACAGATGAAAGCATGAACAGCTCCGTGATCAACTCTACCACACCTGCAGAACTCCTAGAGAATAGCACTTCAGATTTACAGCTTTCCTCCAATACTGCTGCTGCATTCACAGTCCCTACACCCTTTGCCTCCATCATTCCTCTTACTAACGCTACAACATACACAGGCAGTAATGCAACAGAGACACCTTTGGGATCTGTTCCTGACAGAAGAGAAAATCTGGAGAACATTGTACCAACCAAAAATCATACTGTGACTGAAGTAGGCCCTGATATCACAG CAATGTCATGTGGTATCTATAAGGATATCGATGAGTGTAGGGACAAGATCCCATCCCAGCATGAGAAATATGGCTTCTACAACCAGGAGCCAAAGACACTTTACCACTGCAACTGTACTGTCAG AATATTCCAGACTTTGGCTAAACAGAGACAACTGACCAAAGTGCAAGCTCATCTTCTGGGACATGTGTCTCAGTCCTGCTTCCTGCTTGAGGAATGCACGGCAGACAGCAA CTGTACACTAGTTGTGGTAAAAGCCGAGCTTCCTCAGCAGGATCAGTGGACCAACGTAGCAGTGGAGGAGCAACACCATCTACAGGCAGTACAACTGAACCTCAGGAGGCCAAACCCAAGGAGAGctaagagaaaagacagagaagTGAGGCTCCACAAACTGTGTCTGAGGTTGACCCGACGCAGacaaatgaagaagaagagaaaaaatgtctaa